A genomic region of Alligator mississippiensis isolate rAllMis1 chromosome 4, rAllMis1, whole genome shotgun sequence contains the following coding sequences:
- the LOC102567405 gene encoding kelch-like protein 5 isoform X1, whose amino-acid sequence MEGNTEDEPQSLQSCMYQGLKHLYQARQLCDVTLVAEGKHFPCHRMLLASVSLYFRSMFTSNFRESRDGEIVLQSVAPSTLESVLNYLYTGEISLSSETAEDLFVAASWLQIHPLEETVSRFLQENISTENCFRLCALADIHNHQALLFVATHYIMQEFERLSEEEDFLHLDANILSRIISSDNLTVASELVVCQAVQRWVKFQPAQRLPQQDKLMGHVRFHLMSDAELAEVAHCADVEIPKRQLKGEDGQWVNGGPRQGMYEECIVCMTTGTWDDDCVPRSVCSTNIICFDPKTETFDSLPPLKYVSSSHCTAVEHKLYVSGGYTSGALNGLSCSDTLYEYSVFTGKWTQLPSMSKCRSGHTFLACNQKLYAVGGHPSMSLDVSGECFDLVQNSWSLIADMPFHLVRVASAVLKAKLYLIGEQGYGYSGRVSSQGFLIYDTNLNRWTERVVGTELWSMTAITMDNGIYLVGMQTKDFWSREAFCDENKCVFLTEDCNVCLNRIPKFPIDVANPGGVQWQGRIYVLGGEGEDDIFNPCNSIYHWAPGESNWTLCPRTLPFDNEERYAFGNVTLKRPKKILPLKRRM is encoded by the exons gatGCTGTTGGCCTCTGTCAGCCTGTATTTCCGGTCCATGTTCACCAGCAACTTCAGAGAGTCTCGGGATGGGGAGATTGTGCTACAGAGTGTGGCACCCTCCACCCTTGAGAGTGTGTTGAACTACCTCTACACTGGGGAGATATCACTTTCTTCAGAGACTGCTGAGGACCTGTTTGtagcagccagctggctgcagaTCCACCCACTGGAGGAGACAGTGAGCAG GTTCCTTCAAGAGAATATTTCCACAGAGAACTGCTTCAGGCTTTGTGCATTGGCTGACATCCACAACCACCAGGCTCTGCTTTTTGTAGCCACACACTATATCATGCAGGAGTTTGAACGCCTCTCTGAGGAGGAAGACTTTCTGCATTTGGATGCCAACATTTTGAGCCGTATCATCTCCTCAGACAACCTGACAGTTGCTTCAGAACTAGTCGTCTGCCAGGCTGTGCAGCGCTGGGTGAAATTTCAGCCTGCCCAGCGTCTTCCACAACAGGACAAGCTGATGGGACATGTCCGCTTTCACCTTATGAGTGATGCAGAGCTGGCTGAGGTTGCCCATTGTGCAGATGTTGAGATCCCCAAGAGGCAGCTGAAAGGGGAAGATGGGCAGTGGGTAAATGGGGGACCCAGGCAAGGCATGTATGAAGAGTGCATTGTCTGCATGACAACAGGGACATGGGATGATGACTGTGTTCCACGCTCAGTATGTAGTACCAACATTATATGTTTTGACCCTAAAACGGAAACATTTGATAGTCTGCCGCCTTTAAAATATGTGAGTTCTTCACACTGTACAGCTGTGGAACATAAGCTTTATGTATCTGGAGGCTACACATCTGGAGCCTTAAATGGTTTGTCTTGTTCAGACACTCTGTATGAGTACAGTGTTTTTACTGGTAAGTGGACGCAGCTCCCTTCCATGTCTAAATGCCGTTCAGGCCATACCTTTCTTGCATGTAACCAGAAGCTCTATGCAGTGGGAGGCCATCCGTCAATGTCACTTGATGTTTCTGGGGAGTGCTTTGACTTGGTGCAAAATTCATGGTCTCTGATTGCTGACATGCCATTTCATCTGGTCAGGGTTGCCTCTGCGGTACTCAAGGCCAAATTATACCTAATAGGTGAACAGGGCTATGGGTATTCTGGTCGTGTTTCGTCTCAGGGGTTTCTGATCTATGATACTAATTTGAATAGATGGACAGAAAGGGTTGTAGGTACTGAGCTCTGGAGCATGACTGCTATCACAATGGATAATGGGATATACCTTGTTGGTATGCAAACAAAAGATTTCTGGAGTCGTGAAGCTTTTTGTGATGAAAACAAGTGTGTTTTCCTCACCGAGGACTGCAACGTGTGCCTCAACAGAATTCCAAAGTTCCCGATCGATGTTGCCAACCCTGGTGGTGTTCAGTGGCAGGGCAGGATCTATGTGTTGGGAGGTGAAGGAGAAGATGACATATTTAACCCTTGTAATAGTATTTACCATTGGGCACCTGGTGAGTCCAACTGGACTCTCTGCCCAAGAACTCTCCCTTTTGATAATGAAGAACGCTATGCCTTTGGAAATGTGACCCTAAAGAGGCCCAAGAAAATCCTCCCTCTTAAAAGACGTATGTAG
- the LOC102567405 gene encoding kelch-like protein 5 isoform X2, translating to MLLASVSLYFRSMFTSNFRESRDGEIVLQSVAPSTLESVLNYLYTGEISLSSETAEDLFVAASWLQIHPLEETVSRFLQENISTENCFRLCALADIHNHQALLFVATHYIMQEFERLSEEEDFLHLDANILSRIISSDNLTVASELVVCQAVQRWVKFQPAQRLPQQDKLMGHVRFHLMSDAELAEVAHCADVEIPKRQLKGEDGQWVNGGPRQGMYEECIVCMTTGTWDDDCVPRSVCSTNIICFDPKTETFDSLPPLKYVSSSHCTAVEHKLYVSGGYTSGALNGLSCSDTLYEYSVFTGKWTQLPSMSKCRSGHTFLACNQKLYAVGGHPSMSLDVSGECFDLVQNSWSLIADMPFHLVRVASAVLKAKLYLIGEQGYGYSGRVSSQGFLIYDTNLNRWTERVVGTELWSMTAITMDNGIYLVGMQTKDFWSREAFCDENKCVFLTEDCNVCLNRIPKFPIDVANPGGVQWQGRIYVLGGEGEDDIFNPCNSIYHWAPGESNWTLCPRTLPFDNEERYAFGNVTLKRPKKILPLKRRM from the exons atGCTGTTGGCCTCTGTCAGCCTGTATTTCCGGTCCATGTTCACCAGCAACTTCAGAGAGTCTCGGGATGGGGAGATTGTGCTACAGAGTGTGGCACCCTCCACCCTTGAGAGTGTGTTGAACTACCTCTACACTGGGGAGATATCACTTTCTTCAGAGACTGCTGAGGACCTGTTTGtagcagccagctggctgcagaTCCACCCACTGGAGGAGACAGTGAGCAG GTTCCTTCAAGAGAATATTTCCACAGAGAACTGCTTCAGGCTTTGTGCATTGGCTGACATCCACAACCACCAGGCTCTGCTTTTTGTAGCCACACACTATATCATGCAGGAGTTTGAACGCCTCTCTGAGGAGGAAGACTTTCTGCATTTGGATGCCAACATTTTGAGCCGTATCATCTCCTCAGACAACCTGACAGTTGCTTCAGAACTAGTCGTCTGCCAGGCTGTGCAGCGCTGGGTGAAATTTCAGCCTGCCCAGCGTCTTCCACAACAGGACAAGCTGATGGGACATGTCCGCTTTCACCTTATGAGTGATGCAGAGCTGGCTGAGGTTGCCCATTGTGCAGATGTTGAGATCCCCAAGAGGCAGCTGAAAGGGGAAGATGGGCAGTGGGTAAATGGGGGACCCAGGCAAGGCATGTATGAAGAGTGCATTGTCTGCATGACAACAGGGACATGGGATGATGACTGTGTTCCACGCTCAGTATGTAGTACCAACATTATATGTTTTGACCCTAAAACGGAAACATTTGATAGTCTGCCGCCTTTAAAATATGTGAGTTCTTCACACTGTACAGCTGTGGAACATAAGCTTTATGTATCTGGAGGCTACACATCTGGAGCCTTAAATGGTTTGTCTTGTTCAGACACTCTGTATGAGTACAGTGTTTTTACTGGTAAGTGGACGCAGCTCCCTTCCATGTCTAAATGCCGTTCAGGCCATACCTTTCTTGCATGTAACCAGAAGCTCTATGCAGTGGGAGGCCATCCGTCAATGTCACTTGATGTTTCTGGGGAGTGCTTTGACTTGGTGCAAAATTCATGGTCTCTGATTGCTGACATGCCATTTCATCTGGTCAGGGTTGCCTCTGCGGTACTCAAGGCCAAATTATACCTAATAGGTGAACAGGGCTATGGGTATTCTGGTCGTGTTTCGTCTCAGGGGTTTCTGATCTATGATACTAATTTGAATAGATGGACAGAAAGGGTTGTAGGTACTGAGCTCTGGAGCATGACTGCTATCACAATGGATAATGGGATATACCTTGTTGGTATGCAAACAAAAGATTTCTGGAGTCGTGAAGCTTTTTGTGATGAAAACAAGTGTGTTTTCCTCACCGAGGACTGCAACGTGTGCCTCAACAGAATTCCAAAGTTCCCGATCGATGTTGCCAACCCTGGTGGTGTTCAGTGGCAGGGCAGGATCTATGTGTTGGGAGGTGAAGGAGAAGATGACATATTTAACCCTTGTAATAGTATTTACCATTGGGCACCTGGTGAGTCCAACTGGACTCTCTGCCCAAGAACTCTCCCTTTTGATAATGAAGAACGCTATGCCTTTGGAAATGTGACCCTAAAGAGGCCCAAGAAAATCCTCCCTCTTAAAAGACGTATGTAG
- the LOC102567405 gene encoding kelch-like protein 1 isoform X3: MEGNTEDEPQSLQSCMYQGLKHLYQARQLCDVTLVAEGKHFPCHRFLQENISTENCFRLCALADIHNHQALLFVATHYIMQEFERLSEEEDFLHLDANILSRIISSDNLTVASELVVCQAVQRWVKFQPAQRLPQQDKLMGHVRFHLMSDAELAEVAHCADVEIPKRQLKGEDGQWVNGGPRQGMYEECIVCMTTGTWDDDCVPRSVCSTNIICFDPKTETFDSLPPLKYVSSSHCTAVEHKLYVSGGYTSGALNGLSCSDTLYEYSVFTGKWTQLPSMSKCRSGHTFLACNQKLYAVGGHPSMSLDVSGECFDLVQNSWSLIADMPFHLVRVASAVLKAKLYLIGEQGYGYSGRVSSQGFLIYDTNLNRWTERVVGTELWSMTAITMDNGIYLVGMQTKDFWSREAFCDENKCVFLTEDCNVCLNRIPKFPIDVANPGGVQWQGRIYVLGGEGEDDIFNPCNSIYHWAPGESNWTLCPRTLPFDNEERYAFGNVTLKRPKKILPLKRRM; the protein is encoded by the coding sequence GTTCCTTCAAGAGAATATTTCCACAGAGAACTGCTTCAGGCTTTGTGCATTGGCTGACATCCACAACCACCAGGCTCTGCTTTTTGTAGCCACACACTATATCATGCAGGAGTTTGAACGCCTCTCTGAGGAGGAAGACTTTCTGCATTTGGATGCCAACATTTTGAGCCGTATCATCTCCTCAGACAACCTGACAGTTGCTTCAGAACTAGTCGTCTGCCAGGCTGTGCAGCGCTGGGTGAAATTTCAGCCTGCCCAGCGTCTTCCACAACAGGACAAGCTGATGGGACATGTCCGCTTTCACCTTATGAGTGATGCAGAGCTGGCTGAGGTTGCCCATTGTGCAGATGTTGAGATCCCCAAGAGGCAGCTGAAAGGGGAAGATGGGCAGTGGGTAAATGGGGGACCCAGGCAAGGCATGTATGAAGAGTGCATTGTCTGCATGACAACAGGGACATGGGATGATGACTGTGTTCCACGCTCAGTATGTAGTACCAACATTATATGTTTTGACCCTAAAACGGAAACATTTGATAGTCTGCCGCCTTTAAAATATGTGAGTTCTTCACACTGTACAGCTGTGGAACATAAGCTTTATGTATCTGGAGGCTACACATCTGGAGCCTTAAATGGTTTGTCTTGTTCAGACACTCTGTATGAGTACAGTGTTTTTACTGGTAAGTGGACGCAGCTCCCTTCCATGTCTAAATGCCGTTCAGGCCATACCTTTCTTGCATGTAACCAGAAGCTCTATGCAGTGGGAGGCCATCCGTCAATGTCACTTGATGTTTCTGGGGAGTGCTTTGACTTGGTGCAAAATTCATGGTCTCTGATTGCTGACATGCCATTTCATCTGGTCAGGGTTGCCTCTGCGGTACTCAAGGCCAAATTATACCTAATAGGTGAACAGGGCTATGGGTATTCTGGTCGTGTTTCGTCTCAGGGGTTTCTGATCTATGATACTAATTTGAATAGATGGACAGAAAGGGTTGTAGGTACTGAGCTCTGGAGCATGACTGCTATCACAATGGATAATGGGATATACCTTGTTGGTATGCAAACAAAAGATTTCTGGAGTCGTGAAGCTTTTTGTGATGAAAACAAGTGTGTTTTCCTCACCGAGGACTGCAACGTGTGCCTCAACAGAATTCCAAAGTTCCCGATCGATGTTGCCAACCCTGGTGGTGTTCAGTGGCAGGGCAGGATCTATGTGTTGGGAGGTGAAGGAGAAGATGACATATTTAACCCTTGTAATAGTATTTACCATTGGGCACCTGGTGAGTCCAACTGGACTCTCTGCCCAAGAACTCTCCCTTTTGATAATGAAGAACGCTATGCCTTTGGAAATGTGACCCTAAAGAGGCCCAAGAAAATCCTCCCTCTTAAAAGACGTATGTAG